GGGGAACAGGATtgatagtggaggatttaaagcaggcaggaacatgacagactccaaggatgcattgaagatgtcctTCAACACCGGAGCCAGCTCagtggcacaatgcttcaggatggcaggggaaactctgtccggacccgcagccttccaaagattcagcttcctgaactgagtgagcacggcCTGCTCCAGgatgtcaagagaaggaggggcAGGTGAGGGGGCaactcagcagcaggtgagtaCAAAGCCTTGTTTTCATTTAGTTTATTTGACCTTCAGAGATGGATTGTGATATGAAAGCAAGAGTCTGGTGGCTGACagcaaaataataaaaccaaaTGACATGCTACAGTTTCCACCGCTTCGCTTGCTTGTGTGGACTATTCAATCCTGAACACCATTCCAAATCCGGCAGGACACACAGCAGGCTGCGACTGTCAGACCACCTGAGACTATTCTAGGCTGAATCTGAATATTATGTTAAAAGGAACACCGACGTACTCGAGGACACACATTGACCGGATGTGTGAAGCCGCATTTACAGATTGTTGGGGTTAATTGTTGTGGCTCACGTGCAGCCAGTTACAGTTCACGCAGGACTTGATGGCACTCAGGTGCAGGAGCTGCACTGCAGGTGGCGGCGCAGGTACTTCCTGAAGGTACTGTCTCGTATCCCGTAGACGACGGGGCTGATGGAGCGCGGCAGCACATACACAACCACGTAGCAGGCGAAGCTGAAGTCATTGCTGTGCTCGGGAAAGGCCTTGTGCAAGGCCAGTCTGAGCTGCGGCTCGGCGTAAGTGGCCATGCACAGCATGACCTGGAAGCCGTGCAGCAGGATGGTGTTCCGCGCCTTCCTGGCGTCGTTCTTCGCCATCTTCACCGTAAATATGATCTTGAAGTACGTGTACAGGATCACTATCCAGACGACCGCCAGATACACAATGTAAGTAATGTCCCGTTTCCGGATGATGTGGGGGTTTCGGAAAACTGTCTCTCGAACACAGAAGACGCGGGACTTGAAGAATGATGGCGGTTCGATCGCCAGCGCGATGAAGAGGTCGGGAAGAACCGATAACATGCTGGTCATCCAGATGAGTCCGATGAGGACCTTGGTCCGCCGGACGGTGCAGATCTGGGCGTGGTGTAACGGCAGGCAGATGGCGATGTAGCACTCCACTGCCATGCAGGCCAGGTTGAGGGGCGTGTTCTCAGTGGCAAACAGTGCCAGAAGGATGAAGGCGCCGCAGATGGAAACGTTGATCTTGTAGAGCGTGTagctgatgatgaagaggaagacggtCAGGGACACCTGGATCATGTCGTTGACCACCAGGTGTAAGAAGAGGATGTAGCGGGGGTTGGTGTTGAACACCTGCAGAGATGTGggttgtggtcacatgacaccctGGCCCACTTTGGGTTCACAGTGAAACATCAGCATGTGAAATcagcaacaaacaaaagagcAGATTCTGACCTGCAGTGAGCCTGGACCTCTCAAGAACAGCGAGCCGACAGACGCAGCTGGAGTGTGGTGGCTGTACCTGGTGTTTGCTGAAGGTCTGGATGAGGCAGATGTTGATATAGTTGATGGAGATGCCCAGCACCACCACGATCACATTCTTGATGGCGGCTTTGGTGAGCGAGTCTCGGTACCCCATGACCACAGTCAGGTTAGAAGACTGAGTTGCGTTCATCTCGTCTGGCTGGAAGACAAGAGAGGATCATGATgggctgtgtgtggaggtggaACCCTTGAGAGGTTTCACCTGTCTGTCTAACCACAAAGAGCCTGAGAACCCAGATGTGAGCGGAGGAGAGTCCAGCTCTGAAACCTGGCCTGCTCCCTCATCAACCTGGTTCCTTCTCTTGGAATGTTGTTTGAGAAACGTGATCATCCACATTCAGATTCACACCAATGAAAGGATTCAATCTGAGTTCCACTTCTGCAGCCGGAGCAAGTCtatcctccatcatcatctgccTGTTGTCCACACCCGATCCATGTCAACTACGTTTGGACTTTGATCTCCGGTCGTCACGTGTTTAGAAAATCTCTCAACTAAATCCAACATCTTTGATGAGACCCTGGTCTGGCCTGAGgttcagaagagtcagagatgaagacactgaggtgGTCAGAACTGAGTGTGAAGTGCAGGTGCAGTACCTGTGTTGAGGACCAACGTGGAGGTCGAAGCTGCCGGAGAGTTCCAGCGACTCCACTGAGATGATCAAAGATGTGAGTCCAGAGTGGAGAAGAGCAGTCAGGACCAGAGGGATGGTTGAGCCATCAGCTGAAGTTCTCTCAGTGTTCTGTGTTCAGATGAGTCTGTGGAGAAGGTCCTTCATGAATGTCTCCTGTcgaaggacacacacacttgagcaACCTGCAGATGTCTGCCAgtcacagagctgctgctgccgtgAAGCTGGAAGATATAGACCCAGACAtgagcgtgcatgtgtgtgcacgcaagggtgtgtgcctgtgtgtgtcagtgtgtgtgtgtgtgtgtgcgtccgtTAATGTGAGATTGACCTATGAGTACAACAACTGAGGTACAGTGGTAAACCTGAAGATGACTTTTTACACATATTATATGCAGAGGAAGAGTGCAATGAAGTGTACATTTCTGAAaagtaagaagaagaagaagtaagaagaaagaaaagtgaaagACTAGTCAGTAACTTAACATCATACAGACTGAGTTCAGTGCAAGATCACCAGGATTTCAAGTCAATAAACGGCACTCCACAAATCAACATCAACTTAAAATGTTAACATTAAAGGGGTCCTGTGATGCTCTTTCATGTTTGTTAGTCATCAACAGTGTTAACAAGATGAAACATGACACTTGAATTTGAATTGTACTTACACTGCACATAATGTGGTTCTtagcaagagaaaagaaacttAGATTTAGACAAGTGTTAGATCATTTATCTTATTTTACCCATGGATTTCTTATTTCTGCTGCTCAACTTTTCACTAAAATCTGATCTCAAGCGTAACCTCATCTTTTTTGTCTATAATAGACATGGAACCTTAAAGTGAGATAAATAAgaggtaaaatatattttacattgcTGCCCCGtctcaacaaaaaataaaacttcttgcttcattcaagtgtttattattgctcttaGTTCATGTTGAGACACAGCAATATCACAACTCACcatcagtcatttatttcaccgTCGTCAAACCAGATTTTTTCTGCtattttctgcttcacttttgTGTCTCTGTAGCAAAGGATTACAAGAGTAGTGTTGAAGTGTAAACACGGAGAATTGTGTGATGATGTGAATAATCTTTCTCAGAAACACGTAAGTGCATCTTACTTGTGATGGGCATGGATAAAACAATGATCATAACTATACAGTATAATGGACAGTGTGAGTTTTGTAGAAGTAATGCAGTGTTTTTTGGAACCAGGCCATGAGGGCAGAGTGTTGAACCATAATTACACAGTTATAAACCCGTTTCAATTCAGGCCCTGAGTTGATTTCAGACACTTTGATATTAAAAGTCCTGGAGAAGCGGAGGAGAGTACAGTGGAAACCAAAGGCAGCTGCCCACAAAAACAGTGATGACACCATCACGAtcgaaagaaaagaaagaaactcATCTGGATCCATATATTTGTGCTCAGTTTTAAGCTAAGATCCTTCTGCATGTGAAGCAGATGTGATGACCACTGCACTACAGAAACATGAGTCCAACAGAAGTCCTTCCTTCTGGAGACGGAGATGGAAATAATAAACACCACGATCAGAGACTGTTAAAGTATTGTTGAATTTATGAACTGCTGCTTGGAACATAACATTGAAAC
Above is a window of Synchiropus splendidus isolate RoL2022-P1 chromosome 6, RoL_Sspl_1.0, whole genome shotgun sequence DNA encoding:
- the LOC128760470 gene encoding odorant receptor 131-2-like, which encodes MKEGGFWPQAADDVPTWMTRHGTLSTNLGYSEPDEMNATQSSNLTVVMGYRDSLTKAAIKNVIVVVLGISINYINICLIQTFSKHQVFNTNPRYILFLHLVVNDMIQVSLTVFLFIISYTLYKINVSICGAFILLALFATENTPLNLACMAVECYIAICLPLHHAQICTVRRTKVLIGLIWMTSMLSVLPDLFIALAIEPPSFFKSRVFCVRETVFRNPHIIRKRDITYIVYLAVVWIVILYTYFKIIFTVKMAKNDARKARNTILLHGFQVMLCMATYAEPQLRLALHKAFPEHSNDFSFACYVVVYVLPRSISPVVYGIRDSTFRKYLRRHLQCSSCT